The Nostoc sp. KVJ3 genome contains the following window.
TGAAGATGAAGTTTCTCAGCTACAAGCAATAATTAAAAAAGGTAAGCACAAAGCAAGAACTATAACCCGTGCAAACATTCTTCTAATGGCTTCTGAAGGAGAAACGGATCAAGCGATCGCTAGCATAGTTAGAGCGCATGTTGCAACAGTGCAACGAATACGAGAAAAATTTGTCATTGGGGGGTTAGATTTTGCTTTGAAGGATGAAGTTCATCCACCAAAACCTAAAAAGTTAGATGAAAAACAAGAAGCATTTTTGATTGCAACTGCTTGTTCTAATCCACCAGTCGGAAGAGTACGTTGGACAATGCAATTATTAGCAGATCATTTAGTGAACGTTGGTATCATAGATTCAATCTCAGATGAAACAGTACGTCAAACTTTAAAAAAAACGAAATCAAGCCTTGGTTGAAAGAACAATGGTGTATTCCTGAAGTTAACGCAGAATATGTTTTCCGAATGGAAGATGTGCTGGATTTATACAATGAGCCTTATGATCCTAAACGCCCTGTAGTCTGCTTTGATGAACGTCCATACCAATTAGTAGAAGAAGTAAGACTTCCTTTGCCACCAGAGCCGGAGCAGCCTGAACGTTATGACTTTGAGTATAAACGTAACGGGACAGTAAATTTATTTGCATGTTTTCAACCCTTGGCGGGCTGGCGGCATATCGAAGTTACAGAGCGTCGAACTAAAGCCGATTTTGCTAAACAGATGAAAAATTTAGTAGATGTTTGCTACCGAGATGCCGATGTTGTTCGTTTAGTAGTTGATAACTTGAATATTCATACCCCCAGTGCATTATATGAAGTTTTTTCACCAGAAGAAGCACGTCGAATTATTCAAAAATTAGAGTTTCACTATACTCCTAAACACGCTTCTTGGCTGAATCAAGTAGAAATTGAATTATCTGTTTTGTCTCGCCAATGTTTAGAACGCCGTATTCCTAATCCAGAAACATTAACTTCTGAGATTGCCGCTTGGGAGAAACAACGTAATCAGCAAAAAGCCAGTGTCTATTGGGGTTTTCAAACCAAAGATGCTCGCCGAAAAATGCAGCGTTTATATCCGAATTTAACCTAGCAAAGTTGGCTTGGCAGACTACTAGAACTGCAAATTTTAAAACCCCTACTGGACAAGTCGTTATTGTTGGTAAAACTCCAGGTGCAGCCGTTGCGGTCAGCCTTCCATCTCCAACAACTCGAAATGTAACTGTTAATGCTTGCGGATTTGGAATTTTAAAGGGAACTTCTACTAGTGCAATGCCCGCGACTTTTATGGTCGGGGCAACTAGTTACACGGTAGCAACCCTGCCTGATGCTACAACTGCTCCTTATTGCCGAACGATTGACGGCACTCCTTACGGTTACGTTCCTGCATCTTGGTAATTGAGAGTCAGCGATCGCTCTTTTTATCCTCTAAGAATTAGCGATCGCTTCTTACGCAACCTATGAATAAATTACTCACTCTAACAATATTCATTTCTTTGCAATTACCTGCAATTGCACAGCAAGCCACGGCATTTAAAGACAAAAATAGCACGTTATTTTTATACGCATTCCCACCAAATCAAACTGTAGAAATTGAAATCCAAAAGCCTTTAGAGAAAGCTGTTCAGGCTAATTCGTGCGGGGTAATTGTAGTTAAGTCGGCTGATACGTTTTCAATAGAAAATCAAACTATCATGCCAAACTTTAACTTTAATATTCGTGAGCTTCCTAAAACCTGTGCAGAACTGGTGGGATATCCCCAAATTTTTGAAACTCCTACAGGTGCGATCGCTATTGGTGGTAAAGTTCCGAATGCAGCGTACACAATATCTTATCCAAATTACAAAGTAAAAAAACAGTTAACTGCTAACGCCTGTGGATTTGTCCAGATTCGTAACTTTTCAGCATCCTTTATTAATTTGCCTACCATCACAGCAGGAAGGGCTGATTTTGCGGTTTCTGCTCTCCCAATTAAAGAGCCTTTATTGTGCTTAAAAAGCATCTTATATTTTCCTCTTGGCTTTAATCCCAGAGATGCGATCGCTAATGCCATAGGAGTAACTACACCACCTGTTACCTCACCTAATACTACGACTCCAGTTAACTCACAGACTACTCAACCTGTAGCGGCGAAAAGTGGGAATTACCTGATAGTTTCTAGTATTCCGCCTGGAACTTATACAGTTAGCAATGCTGCTAATCCATCTTTGAGTAAAACTTACACAGTAGGAAATAAAGCTTGTTTAGTGAGCAATCGCACCCAAATAGGTAGCCCATCAGCCTTTTTAATTAACCGCCAGGGATTAACATTTCCAATTGTTTGGAATGCTTTACAAGAAACTTCAACTGTACCAACTTGTAATTAGATTCTTAGAGGAAAAGTGCTTAAAAAAATATTATTTATCCTTACTCTTATCGCTTTAACTCCATCAGCCGCCCTAGCTGAAATGAAGGGATACTTGGGTACTGATGGATATTTTCATATTCAAGGATTAGAACCCAATACAAAATATACTATTGATTTGGGAGGAATGCCCATAATTAGAAGTGGGATTTCTAATAGTTGCGGAATTTTGCGAATAGTTGCAAGTGGGACGATAACGGCAAGCGATCGCATTGAAATCAAAGACGAAAAATCAGGTTCAACCTACGGCTTTACAAATACAAATATTCCTGTTAAAGAAACTGCAAGGTGTGACGGGACAATTAAGCCTGAAAGAGAAATATGGGCAGATGACAAGGGAACTACTTATATCTCTGGATTGTCACCAAGTAGCGCCCAAACTATCAGATTATTAACGTCAGCACCTACGAGAAATATAAAAGCAAATATCTGCGGTTTCTTATCTTTCAAATTAGGTGAACCTCGTCCAAAAGCAATCATTATTGAAAATCAAGCTTTTGTGCTTGCGTCAGCACAATCAAGTGGAGGAATAGCTTGCAGAAAAGGTAAATTGTTTGTAGCGTATCCAAATCCTGTTTTAGTGGCTGCTGTTAACGCGGTTACGTGGCGATCGCAAAATCCTATATCCTGGTCGTCTAGTACTCAAATAGCAAGTATTAGTGGTAGTGGAACTTCTTGGAGTCCCCCGCCATCAAACCCAAACCCAAATCCAAATCCTGGAGGAGGAGGTTCTTGTACTATTGGCGTAAATTGTGAGGAGCCGCCGCCACCACTGC
Protein-coding sequences here:
- a CDS encoding IS630 family transposase (programmed frameshift), whose translation is MAKKYIVDLNEDEVSQLQAIIKKGKHKARTITRANILLMASEGETDQAIASIVRAHVATVQRIREKFVIGGLDFALKDEVHPPKPKKLDEKQEAFLIATACSNPPVGRVRWTMQLLADHLVNVGIIDSISDETVRQTLKKNEIKPWLKEQWCIPEVNAEYVFRMEDVLDLYNEPYDPKRPVVCFDERPYQLVEEVRLPLPPEPEQPERYDFEYKRNGTVNLFACFQPLAGWRHIEVTERRTKADFAKQMKNLVDVCYRDADVVRLVVDNLNIHTPSALYEVFSPEEARRIIQKLEFHYTPKHASWLNQVEIELSVLSRQCLERRIPNPETLTSEIAAWEKQRNQQKASVYWGFQTKDARRKMQRLYPNLT